The DNA region GCTGATCGACGCCGGCGATCTGGCCCTTGCCGATTTCTATTCCCAACACCAGCGCGGTGACGCTCTTGGTGATCGAGCGCAGGTCATGCATGGTCGCGGCATCATAATTGACGATGCCGATCGATTGGCCGAGCCGCTCATCGGCTCCGGCGAAATACTGCTCGTAGACGAGCTTGCCGTGGCGGATCACCAGCACCGAATGGATGTCGGCCGCCGTCCATTCCTTGAAGCGCGGGCCGATGCCGCAGAGCACGGCCGGGTCGAGGCCGACCGCGTCGGGCGCGGCCGCTTGCCAGCCATCCTCGGTCGGCGCGGGCGTGGCGCATTCCAGCTGGGGATTGGATTGCGCCATCGCCGAAAGAGGGGCGAGAACGAAGAGGAGTGCGATGAAAATCGTCGGCATGAGGGCGCTCCGATATGGAATGAAGGCAAAGAACAATTTCGATGAGGGCGGCGACAAGCGGTTGTCCAAGCTCAGGGCACTTCTCTGACCCTGCCACTTCCCGAGATATGCGACTGAATTTGCGTCGGGTGGCCGTGCAGGATCACGCTTCCGCTTCCGGAAATGTGAATATCCGCTTCCTCTTGCGCAGCGATATCGGCTTCACCGCTGCCGCTCACGCGAAGCCTCGCGCTCTTGACTGCGAGCTTGGCCAAGTCCGCGGCGCCGGATCCGGAAATGCGAAGCGCAACTCGCTGTGCTGTTCCATTGGCGACGACGTCGCCGCTTCCACTGATCCCAAGCTCGAGCGCGTCTTGATCCAGGTCGGATAGGTTCAGCTTGCTGGCCCCATGCAGTCCCCAATTCGTAATGGCCGGCCCGGTGAGGCGGACGGCGAGCTTGCCGACCGGGAAGCAATCGAAATCCGCGTCCCATTCGAGCTTGCCGCCTGCAAACCGCACATGGCGAACGAGCTCGGGATCGCCGCTGACGACCGCCTCGGCCGTCGCGCCCGGCCGGTAATCGACCGTCGCCGGAATATCGATGTCGATGCGGTCATCTGCGTCCCAGGCGAGGCTGACGGAACCCGGCTGCGCCGCGCCGGCACCGGGCTTCGCATCCTCGCAGCCGAGCGCCGACACGCGCCACCAGCGGTGCTTTTGACTTGCCCAGCCCAATCCTCCTGTCCAGGCTCCCAACGCCAGGCAGATCACCGAGATGAGCAGCGCCGCCGTCGCGATCCGTCTGAGATGTCCGTTCATGTTATGCCTCCGGGCTCGACACAAATTCTTTGGAAATCACGCCATATTCCGGGTCGGCTTGAGCAAGCGATAGTGCAGGCGCGCATAGCGCCCCAACAACCTGACGACGGCGCTCGAGCACAGCAGCAGCACCGCACCGCCCCCGATGGTGCCGGCAATCAGGCCGACGCCGACCAGGAGGCGCGGCAGCACCCGCACCGGATGGAAGCCCCCAAGCAACACAGCGCTCACCAGCACATGCGCGCCAGCATAGGCGATCGCGAGGAGGGCGAGGCTGATGGCGATGACGATGAGCCCTGCAACCAGCAGAACCGGGAATAGAAAGATAAGATCGACCGCTGCCAATCCGCAGAGAGCCAGCAACGCCACCATGAAATTGGTGGGGCTGCGGTGCTCTTCAAATCGGCGCAACCCGGCCTCGGCCCGCAACTCGCGTGCAAGTCTCGCCGGCTCGCCGAGAGCCCTTGCGACATCCTCCTCGGCCCGTCCGGCCGCACGCGCTTCATCGAAATGGGCCGTGTAATCGGCGAGGATCTCCTCGATGTCCTGCGCCGGAAGGCCCGCCAGCCCATCGCGTAAAATATGCAGGAATTCGTCGCGCTTCATGTCCGGTCTCCGAGCAAGGCGTTCACCGCATCGATGAATGCCCGCCAATCCCTCTTATGCGTCTCGAAGGCGGCGCGGCCGGCCGCCGAGAGCCGGTAATATTTGCGGGAGGGGCCGCTACTCGATTCCTCCAGGCGGGTGCCGACCAGCCCGTCGCTCTGCATCCGTCGCATGAGCGGGTAGATCGTCCCTTCCCCCATGCCCACGCCGTTCGCCAGGGTGCTGGCAATCTCGTAGGCATAGCTTTCGCGACGCGCCAGCAAGGCGAGAACACATAATTCGAGCGCCCCCTTCTTGAGCTGGATCTGGATCGATTCAGTCATGATCGGGCGCCGTGAGCATGATGGTGACATATAGCAAGGTACCATTCAATGCAAGGTACCGTTTTGTGAAAGATGGCTTGTGCCGGCAATCTGGCGTAACGCGAGCACGAGCGGATCGGCGCTCGCAGCTTGGCTTCCCTTCCAAAGCGAACCAGAATAGCGGCATGGATCGCATCGCCTCTTTGACCCGGTTCGTGCTCGGAGAATTCGGGCCGTTGATTGGATTTTGGCTGCTGGCTCTCACGCTCGGCACCAAGCCCGCGATCGCGGGCGCGGTCGTCATCATCGTTGCGGACGCAATCTGGCGCTATTGGCGGGGCATCGCTTTCACCAAGATATACTTGCTGACGAGCGGGCTGACCTTGATGTTCGGCGCGGTCGACCTGTTATCGGCAACGCCGTTCATGTTGAAATACGAGTCGGTGATCACCAATGCCGTCACCGGGATCGCGTTCGTCCTCGGTGCTTATGGGCAAAAACCCATGATCCAGGAAGTTGCGGAGCAACGTGAAGGCAAGCCATTCCCCGAAGGAGCAGATATCAGACGCTACTTCCAATTGTTCACGCTGTTTTGGGCAGCTTATTTCTTCGTCAAAGCGATTTTCTACTTCTGGACGGCTTGGACCATGCCGATGCTGCAGGCAATGGCCCTGCGATCGGTGGTCGGCAGCATCAGCCTGGGTCTCATGATCGCGGTCAGCGCGACGCAAGGGCGTCGCATGTTCCTGCTTTGCCGGAAATGGGGGCTGTTGCCGATGGTCCAACGGGCAGTGGATTCCGGAGCTTCGAACGGCTGAGCCGCAATCAGCGGAAATGGCCCGGCTCTTTTGCACCGCGAACACGGTGTTGGCCATTCTGACGCGAAGCAACGCTCCGCCGTGACCATACCTGCCGCTCACGCGCCAGAATGCCGTCGGCGTCGAGCACGCGCGCGAGGTCAGCCTCGCGCAAGCTTCGCCACGGCATCGCCACGGAGTTCAACGATATTCGGAATCGGAGCCTACCCCCCGCTCCGGTGGCGCAAGCCACATAGCCCCGTCGCGCCTCAACCTCCCCCAGCGTCGGGGCTTTTTCTTGCGCAGTCTTGTGGAACCTTGCGCAGGATCGAGCGTTGGCCGTGAACGTCATGAACGGAACGGACATCGTGACCAACAAGGGGGCCAATCAAGCCGTCGAGCTCGCCCCGCACGTCGCTCCGCCGCACCCCAAACCCGCCGCCAAAGCGCTGAGGCCGATCATAGGCGCAGCGCTCGCTTGCCTGACGATCTCGGTTGTGAGCGCGCGAGCGCAAGGGCAGCCACCCTTGCCGCCGGTTCGTCCGCCATTGCAGATGCAGTCCCCTGGCCCATCGGCGCCCACGCCAACCTTGCCGGCTGCAAAGCCCTTGCCCGCGCTACCGTCCGCCGCCGCAACCTGCCTCGCCAAGCTCGGCGCGAGCGACGTCAAGGCCGAATCCGCCCCTGCTCCACCGGCGCCGCTCAGCGATTGCGGCATCGTCGCGCCGGTGCGCCTGACCTCCATCGGCCTGGCCAATGGCGCGACGCTCGATCTGCCCGACCGCCCGGTCCTCGACTGCGAATTCGCGACCGTCTTCACGGATTTTGCGCGCAACCTGATGGCACCGCTCGGCACGGCGATGCTCGGCTCGCAAATCGCTGCCCTCGGCACCGGACCTGGCTATGAATGCAGGGGCCGCAATAGGCTCGCAGGCGCCAAGACCAGCGCTCATGGCAAGGGCATCGCCATCGATCTCGTCGTGATCATGCTCGCCGATCATCGGCGCATCGCCGTCGCGCGTCAGGCGAACACGACGGAGACGTTGTTCCTGCACACGATGCGGCAGGCAGCCTGCGGCTGGTTCACCACCGTGCTCGGCCCGGGCTCGGACGCAGCCCATGCCGAGCATCTGCATTTCGACATCGCGCGGCATGGCGCAAGCGACACATACCGCATCTGTGAGTAGCGTCGCGGCACTCAGGACAAAAATCGAATGCGTGTCCGCTCCGGCAGGCCGACTTCGATCATCTCTCCCTCAGGCTCGCCTGGCGGTAATTGAGCAAAGGCGACAGCAAGTAGCTGATGATCCTGCGCGCCCCGGTTTTGATCTCCACGGTGACGGCCATACCTGGCGATAGATTGACGAGGCCATCTTCCACCTGGATCTGCGACCTGTCGAGAGACACGCGCGCCGCGAACACCAGCTCCTGGCCGGGTGGCTCGCTGCCATCGCCTCGAGCGGCCTGGGTCCCGTCCGACTTGCCTTGAGGCTTGTCGCGTACGATCGCGTCCTGGGACACGCTGAGCACCTCGCCGCGAACGACCCCGTATCTCGTGAAGCTGAACGTGTCGATCTTGATCTCGGCCCCCTGCCCCGCGTGAATGAAGCCGATATCGCGATTCGACACCATGGCCTCGATCTCGAGACGGCTGTCGGTCGGCGCGATCACCAGGAGGGTCTGTGCAGGAGTGACGACGCCGCCGACCGTGTGCACGGCAAGCTGCTGCACCATGCCGTCGACCGGCGCCGCGAGAAGCTGCAATTTGGTCCGCTGCTCGGCCTTGACCAGATCCTCGGTCAAACCCGCGGCCTTGCGCTCGGCCTCCGCCAGCTCGCCGGACAGGCCGCGCCGATACTCCGCCTCCATCTGTGCCCGTGTTTCGACGATGGCGGCCGTTGCCGCTTCGGCCTCGCGATAGCGGCTCTT from Rhizobiales bacterium GAS188 includes:
- a CDS encoding Putative auto-transporter adhesin, head GIN domain, yielding MNGHLRRIATAALLISVICLALGAWTGGLGWASQKHRWWRVSALGCEDAKPGAGAAQPGSVSLAWDADDRIDIDIPATVDYRPGATAEAVVSGDPELVRHVRFAGGKLEWDADFDCFPVGKLAVRLTGPAITNWGLHGASKLNLSDLDQDALELGISGSGDVVANGTAQRVALRISGSGAADLAKLAVKSARLRVSGSGEADIAAQEEADIHISGSGSVILHGHPTQIQSHISGSGRVREVP
- a CDS encoding Uncharacterized membrane protein, which encodes MKRDEFLHILRDGLAGLPAQDIEEILADYTAHFDEARAAGRAEEDVARALGEPARLARELRAEAGLRRFEEHRSPTNFMVALLALCGLAAVDLIFLFPVLLVAGLIVIAISLALLAIAYAGAHVLVSAVLLGGFHPVRVLPRLLVGVGLIAGTIGGGAVLLLCSSAVVRLLGRYARLHYRLLKPTRNMA
- a CDS encoding transcriptional regulator, PadR family, whose translation is MTESIQIQLKKGALELCVLALLARRESYAYEIASTLANGVGMGEGTIYPLMRRMQSDGLVGTRLEESSSGPSRKYYRLSAAGRAAFETHKRDWRAFIDAVNALLGDRT
- a CDS encoding Intracellular septation protein A, encoding MDRIASLTRFVLGEFGPLIGFWLLALTLGTKPAIAGAVVIIVADAIWRYWRGIAFTKIYLLTSGLTLMFGAVDLLSATPFMLKYESVITNAVTGIAFVLGAYGQKPMIQEVAEQREGKPFPEGADIRRYFQLFTLFWAAYFFVKAIFYFWTAWTMPMLQAMALRSVVGSISLGLMIAVSATQGRRMFLLCRKWGLLPMVQRAVDSGASNG
- a CDS encoding Uncharacterized conserved protein, encoding MAVNVMNGTDIVTNKGANQAVELAPHVAPPHPKPAAKALRPIIGAALACLTISVVSARAQGQPPLPPVRPPLQMQSPGPSAPTPTLPAAKPLPALPSAAATCLAKLGASDVKAESAPAPPAPLSDCGIVAPVRLTSIGLANGATLDLPDRPVLDCEFATVFTDFARNLMAPLGTAMLGSQIAALGTGPGYECRGRNRLAGAKTSAHGKGIAIDLVVIMLADHRRIAVARQANTTETLFLHTMRQAACGWFTTVLGPGSDAAHAEHLHFDIARHGASDTYRICE